In one Umezawaea sp. Da 62-37 genomic region, the following are encoded:
- a CDS encoding MFS transporter: MTAKYTQHIAGSREWIGLGVMCLATLFIAADSFVLMQALPDIVVDTHADGIEQLWISDIYGIVLGSLLITMGGLGDRVGRRRLFLIGVAAFGTASAVAAYATGPGTLIVARALLGVAAAALIPSTLGLIRTMFREPRQMGVAFGIWASFYTIGAVAGLLVGGVLLAHFWWGSVFLVNVPAAVLVLVLAPLVLPGQRDTEAGRPDWTSSLLSLAAILPAVWGVKEVSRDGWGLVPIAAVVVGALFGWAFVRRQRTLEHPLLDLSLFRNRSFATPLLALFVQALLTGTVLLFLMLDFQLVEGLTPLQAAFGLAPGLVLSSLCAPVVGVLARRFRPAHLMAWGEVLVIIGLVLVIVASTTGTPVLFVVGFALWSAGGSPLLAIGMTLMVGSVPVDRAGAAAAAPQVSAELGNAIGVAVVGSAAVALYHARMSGSLPPEVPADVAATASQSIANAAQASATLPPELARVVFDQARLAFSTSLQVLTGFTAVVLAFVVLMIAVRLRHVPPLGQEAPEPAPIPDVVEELR, translated from the coding sequence ATGACTGCGAAATACACCCAACACATCGCGGGCTCGCGGGAGTGGATCGGGCTCGGCGTGATGTGCCTCGCCACCCTGTTCATCGCGGCCGACTCGTTCGTCCTGATGCAGGCGCTGCCCGACATCGTCGTCGACACCCACGCCGACGGCATCGAGCAGCTCTGGATCTCCGACATCTACGGGATCGTGCTCGGCAGCCTGCTGATCACCATGGGCGGTCTCGGTGACCGCGTCGGGCGGCGCAGGCTGTTCCTGATCGGCGTCGCGGCCTTCGGCACGGCGTCGGCGGTGGCCGCCTACGCGACCGGCCCCGGCACGCTGATCGTGGCGCGGGCGCTGCTCGGCGTGGCCGCCGCGGCCCTGATCCCGTCCACGCTCGGGCTCATCCGCACGATGTTCCGCGAACCGAGGCAGATGGGCGTGGCGTTCGGGATCTGGGCGTCGTTCTACACGATCGGCGCGGTCGCCGGCCTGCTGGTCGGCGGTGTCCTGCTCGCCCACTTCTGGTGGGGCTCGGTGTTCCTCGTCAACGTCCCCGCCGCCGTGCTCGTGCTGGTGCTGGCGCCGCTCGTCCTACCAGGGCAGCGCGACACCGAGGCCGGACGGCCGGACTGGACCAGCTCGCTGCTCTCGCTCGCGGCGATCCTGCCCGCCGTGTGGGGCGTGAAGGAGGTGTCCCGCGACGGCTGGGGGCTGGTGCCGATCGCCGCCGTCGTCGTCGGCGCGCTGTTCGGCTGGGCCTTCGTCCGCAGGCAGCGCACGCTCGAACACCCCCTGCTGGACCTGAGCCTGTTCCGCAACCGCAGCTTCGCCACGCCGCTGCTGGCCCTGTTCGTGCAGGCGCTGCTGACCGGCACCGTCCTGCTGTTCCTCATGCTGGACTTCCAGCTCGTCGAGGGGCTCACGCCGTTGCAGGCCGCGTTCGGCCTGGCGCCCGGCCTCGTGCTGAGCTCGCTGTGCGCGCCCGTCGTCGGGGTGCTCGCCCGCCGCTTCCGGCCCGCCCACCTGATGGCCTGGGGGGAGGTGCTGGTCATCATCGGGCTGGTGCTGGTGATCGTGGCGTCGACCACCGGCACCCCGGTGCTGTTCGTCGTCGGGTTCGCGCTGTGGTCGGCGGGCGGTTCGCCGCTGCTGGCCATCGGCATGACGCTGATGGTCGGATCGGTCCCGGTGGACCGGGCCGGTGCCGCGGCCGCCGCGCCCCAGGTCAGCGCCGAGCTCGGCAACGCGATCGGGGTGGCGGTGGTGGGCAGCGCCGCGGTCGCGCTCTACCACGCGCGGATGTCCGGCAGCCTGCCGCCGGAGGTCCCCGCCGACGTCGCCGCCACCGCGAGCCAGAGCATCGCCAACGCGGCGCAGGCGTCCGCCACCCTGCCGCCGGAGCTGGCGCGGGTGGTGTTCGACCAGGCCCGGCTGGCGTTCAGCACGTCGTTGCAGGTGCTGACCGGGTTCACGGCGGTCGTGCTGGCCTTCGTGGTCCTCATGATCGCCGTCCGGCTGCGGCACGTCCCGCCGCTCGGCCAGGAGGCGCCCGAGCCCGCGCCGATCCCGGACGTGGTCGAAGAGCTGCGCTGA
- a CDS encoding epoxide hydrolase — MSEIRPFRVDVPQSDVDELHRRIDATRWPGEIPGTGWERGVPLGYLKELAEYWRTTFDWRAAEEWLNQHPQFTTEIDGANVHFLHVRSKEPNATPLILTHGWPSSSAQYIDLIGPLVDPVAHGGDAADAFHVVVPSIPGYGFSGPTGQQGWSMSRVARAWAELMARLGYDRYVTQGGDWGKVISLELSRIDAEHVVAAHINMLVTIFPDTPESLAGLSEDDLRKVEHTRWFADECTAWSRQQATRPQTIAYSLTDSPIGQLAWIAEKFKEWADTVDRPEDAIDRDTLLTIVSTYWYTATAGSSAHMYFETMHTTADHIRTWGGPWPLSVPVGVAVFPADATKPIRRFAEQVLPSMTRWTEFDRGGHFPALEQPRLLVGDIREFVRSLPRPL, encoded by the coding sequence ATGAGCGAGATACGCCCCTTCCGGGTCGACGTTCCGCAGTCGGACGTCGACGAGCTGCACCGCAGGATCGACGCCACCCGGTGGCCCGGCGAGATTCCGGGAACCGGCTGGGAACGGGGTGTCCCCCTGGGCTACCTCAAGGAACTGGCGGAGTACTGGCGGACGACGTTCGACTGGCGCGCGGCCGAGGAGTGGCTCAACCAGCACCCGCAGTTCACCACTGAGATCGACGGCGCGAACGTGCACTTCCTGCACGTCCGGTCGAAGGAGCCCAACGCCACACCGCTGATCCTCACCCACGGCTGGCCCAGCTCGTCCGCGCAGTACATCGACCTCATCGGCCCGCTCGTCGACCCGGTCGCGCACGGCGGCGACGCGGCGGACGCCTTCCACGTCGTGGTGCCCTCGATCCCCGGCTACGGGTTCTCCGGGCCGACCGGGCAGCAGGGCTGGAGCATGAGCCGGGTGGCACGGGCGTGGGCCGAGCTGATGGCGCGCCTTGGCTACGACCGGTACGTCACGCAGGGCGGCGACTGGGGCAAGGTGATCTCGCTGGAGCTGAGCCGCATCGACGCCGAGCACGTCGTCGCGGCGCACATCAACATGCTGGTCACCATCTTCCCCGACACCCCGGAGTCGCTGGCCGGGCTGTCCGAGGACGACCTGCGGAAGGTCGAGCACACGCGCTGGTTCGCCGACGAGTGCACGGCGTGGAGCCGTCAGCAGGCGACCAGGCCGCAGACCATCGCCTACTCGCTGACCGACTCGCCGATCGGCCAGCTCGCGTGGATCGCGGAGAAGTTCAAGGAGTGGGCGGACACGGTCGACCGGCCGGAGGACGCGATCGACCGCGACACCCTGCTGACGATCGTGTCGACGTACTGGTACACCGCCACCGCGGGGTCCAGCGCCCACATGTACTTCGAGACCATGCACACCACGGCCGACCACATCCGCACATGGGGCGGTCCGTGGCCGTTGTCCGTCCCGGTCGGCGTGGCGGTCTTCCCGGCCGACGCCACCAAGCCGATCCGCAGGTTCGCCGAGCAGGTGCTGCCGTCGATGACGCGCTGGACGGAGTTCGACCGCGGCGGGCACTTCCCGGCGCTGGAGCAGCCCCGGCTGCTGGTCGGTGACATCCGCGAGTTCGTGAGGTCGCTGCCGCGCCCGTTGTGA
- a CDS encoding methyltransferase domain-containing protein, producing the protein MTVTSNPNTISALVDSFITAPPDELEESYRRLVGAVWQDGGLTPLSVPAVTELVSRASRVDHLRKAYLAELFALLVQAEYPDVDGPVTAAVEAGVDGYLELWRGSTKQEPLYWAVAYLLAHFPRERSRILATAAEVDLDEDDLSRMDRALDELDPDEPVIGRVFPYPAAYDEMFEAEREVDRAWTRTLTPEQVLAQWHNDIAAVRAHAGAKSFYAIRHGVPVAVVPDDTPVREAKPSDADDVAIYAPHTYALRCPRCQGELEIQQGLGECVGCDAGYPIAKGMLNVLTSVYDGKEHGDDFLFQLSNIGTMAYFIDVFARPAFKRLCGMNWDDEVSPQWEGDYIRDHVRPVEGTVLDLAAGGGLWTQTLADAVGPERVLALDILPASLATLRHRRPDVPAVVANARYLPFDDSSLGAVICWDALQAFPEEAPFAIAEVGRCLRPGGTFTLFTFIEADDPIYHHFVRAHRFPKTHQDGLVLFEHDDLERWLADAGLEVVDRSGPNLHYVITARKKG; encoded by the coding sequence ATGACCGTTACCAGTAATCCGAACACGATCTCGGCGCTGGTGGACTCGTTCATCACCGCACCACCGGATGAACTCGAGGAAAGCTATCGCCGACTGGTCGGCGCGGTGTGGCAGGACGGCGGCCTGACCCCGCTGTCCGTGCCCGCGGTGACCGAGCTGGTGTCTCGGGCGAGCCGGGTCGACCACCTGCGGAAGGCCTACCTGGCCGAGCTGTTCGCGCTGCTGGTGCAGGCCGAGTACCCCGACGTCGACGGCCCGGTGACCGCGGCGGTCGAGGCCGGGGTGGACGGCTACCTGGAGCTCTGGCGGGGCAGCACGAAGCAGGAGCCCCTGTACTGGGCCGTGGCGTACCTGCTGGCGCACTTCCCCCGCGAGCGGTCCCGGATCCTCGCGACCGCGGCCGAGGTGGACCTCGACGAGGACGACCTGTCCCGGATGGACCGCGCGCTCGACGAGCTCGACCCGGACGAGCCGGTGATCGGCCGGGTGTTCCCCTACCCGGCCGCCTACGACGAGATGTTCGAGGCGGAGCGCGAGGTCGACCGGGCGTGGACCAGGACGCTCACCCCGGAGCAGGTCCTCGCCCAGTGGCACAACGACATCGCGGCCGTGCGGGCGCACGCGGGCGCGAAGTCGTTCTACGCCATCCGCCACGGCGTGCCCGTGGCGGTGGTCCCCGACGACACCCCGGTGCGCGAGGCGAAGCCGTCCGACGCCGACGACGTCGCCATCTACGCCCCGCACACCTACGCGCTGCGGTGCCCGCGCTGCCAGGGGGAGCTGGAGATCCAGCAGGGCCTGGGCGAGTGCGTCGGCTGCGACGCGGGCTACCCGATCGCCAAGGGCATGCTGAACGTGCTCACGAGCGTCTACGACGGCAAGGAGCACGGCGACGACTTCCTCTTCCAGCTGTCGAACATCGGCACGATGGCCTACTTCATCGACGTGTTCGCGCGGCCGGCGTTCAAGCGGCTGTGCGGGATGAACTGGGACGACGAGGTCAGCCCGCAGTGGGAGGGCGACTACATCCGCGACCACGTCCGGCCGGTCGAGGGCACCGTGCTTGACCTGGCGGCGGGCGGCGGGCTGTGGACGCAGACGCTCGCCGACGCCGTGGGCCCGGAACGGGTGCTGGCCCTGGACATCCTGCCCGCCAGCCTCGCCACGCTGCGCCACCGCAGGCCGGACGTGCCCGCCGTGGTGGCCAACGCCCGCTACCTGCCGTTCGACGACTCGTCGCTCGGCGCGGTCATCTGCTGGGACGCCCTCCAGGCGTTCCCGGAGGAGGCGCCGTTCGCCATCGCCGAGGTGGGCCGCTGCCTGCGCCCCGGCGGCACCTTCACGCTGTTCACGTTCATCGAGGCCGACGACCCGATCTACCACCACTTCGTGCGCGCGCACCGGTTCCCGAAGACGCACCAGGACGGGCTGGTCCTGTTCGAGCACGACGACCTGGAGCGGTGGCTCGCCGACGCCGGGCTCGAGGTGGTCGACCGGTCCGGCCCGAACCTGCACTACGTGATCACCGCGCGCAAGAAGGGCTGA
- a CDS encoding dihydrofolate reductase family protein, with product MRKIVMYMQSTLNGYGADPGDEMFWARVSDQTWDFTNELHETCDTLVFGRKMYQDFLGFWPGMAKDESDSEVARHARWQYDLAKYVVSTTLTEADPAWPNTRIVSSLDDIAALKDQPGKDILIGGGIDITKSFAAAGLIDDFYIHVNPTTISEGTVLLDARLDLKLVDVKQHDTGALALHYTKG from the coding sequence ATGCGCAAGATCGTCATGTACATGCAGTCCACTCTCAACGGCTACGGCGCCGACCCCGGTGACGAGATGTTCTGGGCGCGCGTCTCCGACCAGACGTGGGACTTCACCAACGAGCTGCACGAGACGTGCGACACCCTCGTGTTCGGCCGCAAGATGTACCAGGACTTCCTGGGCTTCTGGCCGGGCATGGCCAAGGACGAGTCGGACTCGGAAGTGGCCCGTCACGCCCGCTGGCAGTACGACCTCGCCAAGTACGTCGTCTCCACGACGCTGACCGAGGCCGACCCCGCGTGGCCGAACACCCGCATCGTGAGCAGCCTCGACGACATCGCGGCGCTCAAGGACCAGCCCGGCAAGGACATCCTGATCGGCGGCGGGATCGACATCACGAAGTCGTTCGCGGCGGCCGGGCTGATCGACGACTTCTACATCCACGTGAACCCGACCACCATCTCCGAGGGGACCGTCCTGCTGGACGCCCGCCTCGACCTGAAGCTGGTCGACGTGAAGCAGCACGACACCGGAGCACTGGCCCTGCACTACACCAAGGGCTGA
- a CDS encoding MFS transporter, which yields MTTEEAPPKAGRKEWAGLAALALATLMITFDMFALLLALPDITADLKPTTIEQLWILDIYGFMVGGFLITMGTLGDRIGRRRLLMIGAACFAVASLLCAFAPTTELLIAGRALLGIAGSTLAPSTLALITNMFRDPKQMGVAIGIWAGGFTLGSILGPVLGGVMLSHFWWGSVFLFAVPVMALLLVVCPLVVPEFKNPEAGKIDLASSLLSIVAMIAFIYGLKEVARHGWQAVPIVVGLIGIALGVVFARRQLHLAEPFMDLRLFNNRSFSTMLMGLVLYSLIGGSSMFYITQYLQSVSGMTPLKAALCLLPGMVVATFSATISPLLGQRIRPAYLIAGGIAGIIIPFAMFSQLDVDSSPVVIIVAFAIMGLCEGPLLALGTNLVVSSAPPEKAGSSSSLTQVANEAGGSFGIAVMGSIGASVYVAQLDDTVPAGLTGDAVATARENVASALTVASDLPAQLGGQLSTAAKAAFTSGMNTFATICVVILVIAAVLIAVLLRHVPPTGSEEMGETGEQETAEAPPATATLADQADARPAT from the coding sequence GTGACCACGGAAGAAGCCCCGCCCAAAGCAGGACGCAAGGAGTGGGCGGGCCTAGCCGCGCTGGCGCTCGCCACCCTGATGATCACGTTCGACATGTTCGCGCTGCTGCTCGCGCTGCCCGACATCACCGCGGACCTGAAGCCCACGACCATCGAGCAGCTGTGGATCCTGGACATCTACGGGTTCATGGTCGGCGGCTTCCTGATCACCATGGGCACGCTGGGTGACCGGATCGGCAGGCGCAGGCTGCTGATGATCGGCGCGGCGTGCTTCGCGGTCGCCTCGCTGCTGTGCGCGTTCGCCCCCACGACCGAGCTGCTCATCGCGGGCCGGGCGCTGCTGGGCATCGCGGGCTCGACGCTGGCGCCGTCCACCCTCGCGCTGATCACCAACATGTTCCGCGACCCCAAGCAGATGGGCGTCGCGATCGGCATCTGGGCGGGCGGGTTCACCCTCGGCTCGATCCTCGGGCCGGTGCTCGGCGGCGTCATGCTCTCCCACTTCTGGTGGGGCTCGGTCTTCCTCTTCGCGGTGCCGGTGATGGCGCTGCTCCTGGTGGTCTGCCCGCTGGTGGTGCCCGAGTTCAAGAACCCCGAAGCGGGCAAGATCGACCTGGCCAGCTCGCTGCTGTCGATCGTCGCGATGATCGCGTTCATCTACGGCCTCAAGGAGGTCGCCCGGCACGGCTGGCAGGCCGTGCCGATCGTCGTCGGCCTGATCGGCATCGCGCTGGGCGTGGTCTTCGCGCGCAGGCAGCTGCACCTGGCCGAGCCGTTCATGGACCTGCGCCTGTTCAACAACCGCTCGTTCAGCACGATGCTGATGGGGCTGGTGCTCTACTCCCTCATCGGCGGGTCGAGCATGTTCTACATCACCCAGTACCTCCAGTCGGTGTCCGGCATGACGCCGCTGAAGGCCGCGCTGTGCCTGCTGCCGGGCATGGTGGTGGCGACGTTCAGCGCGACGATCTCGCCGCTGCTCGGCCAGCGCATCCGGCCCGCCTACCTCATCGCGGGCGGCATCGCGGGCATCATCATCCCGTTCGCGATGTTCTCGCAGCTCGACGTGGACTCCAGCCCGGTCGTGATCATCGTCGCCTTCGCGATCATGGGCCTGTGCGAGGGTCCGCTGCTGGCGCTGGGCACGAACCTCGTGGTCAGCTCGGCACCGCCGGAGAAGGCGGGCTCGTCCTCGTCCCTCACGCAGGTCGCCAACGAGGCGGGCGGGTCGTTCGGCATCGCCGTCATGGGCAGCATCGGCGCGAGCGTCTACGTCGCCCAGCTCGACGACACGGTGCCCGCGGGTCTGACCGGCGACGCCGTCGCGACCGCGCGGGAGAACGTCGCGAGTGCCCTGACCGTGGCGTCCGACCTGCCCGCGCAGCTCGGCGGGCAGCTGTCGACCGCCGCCAAGGCCGCTTTCACCAGCGGCATGAACACCTTCGCCACCATCTGCGTCGTCATCCTCGTCATCGCCGCCGTGCTGATCGCCGTGCTGCTCCGGCACGTGCCGCCGACCGGCTCCGAGGAGATGGGCGAGACCGGCGAGCAGGAGACCGCCGAGGCGCCACCGGCCACCGCGACCCTCGCGGACCAGGCCGACGCCCGGCCGGCGACCTGA